A genomic region of Oryza glaberrima chromosome 1, OglaRS2, whole genome shotgun sequence contains the following coding sequences:
- the LOC127770895 gene encoding E3 ubiquitin-protein ligase SINA-like 5 produces the protein MTQQLTFGEMISSDQSQKHLSATQEKGDQLPRPLEWSGDMVEQNKRARANGEVKQEQQQEEEEEVEEGEVSQEETQRTGAFPLVTMAAMEQTEEETQIDVRIAVALLHCHACLQPLKPPVFKCDEAHIVCSGCRCGHHGQLCGGAAVYSHCAELDAIVATAKVPCAHAPYGCSSYVVYAGVADHQRACPCAPCSCPEPGCRFRSSPAALPGHLAAGHSWPVAEIAYGKPRKLAVPPPAHVLVGEADRAVFLVSSCAVGAGAAVCVVCVRANGGGDNAAAVARYKCKLWVEVPSNDDNMAMMTSMVRSSDLAGGFPAADKGMLLWVPPEMLHGVPGGEAAILSIRIDRAAAATPKFTTTRARSQKGMH, from the exons ATGACTCAACAGCTCACTTTTGGTGAAATGATCAGTAGTGACCAAAGCCAAAAGCATCTATCTGCGACCCAAGAAAAAGGTGATCAGCTACCCCGTCCattggagtggagtggagatATGGTGGAGCAGAACAAGAGGGCGAGGGCCAATGGCGAGGTcaagcaggagcagcagcaagaggaagaagaagaggttgaGGAAGGAGAAGTGAGCCAAGAAGAAACCCAAAGGACGGGAGCTTTCCCTCTGGTGACCATGGCCGCCATGGAGcagacggaggaggagacgcaGATCGACGTCAGGATCGCCGTCGCCTTGCTCCACTGCCATGCTTGCCTCCAACCTCTCAAGCCTCCCGTCTTCAAG TGCGATGAGGCGCATATCGTGTGCTCCGGCTGCCGCTGCGGCCACCATGGGCAGCTgtgcggtggcgccgccgtgtACAGCCACTGCGCCGAGCTGGACGCCATCGTCGCCACTGCCAAGGTGCCGTGCGCCCACGCGCCGTACGGCTGCAGCAGCTACGTCGTGTACGCGGGCGTCGCCGACCACCAGCGCGCGTGCCCGTGCGCGCCATGCTCCTGCCCGGAGCCCGGCTGCCGCTTCCGCAGTTCGCCAGCGGCGCTCCccggccacctcgccgccggccactccTGGCCCGTCGCCGAGATCGCCTACGGGAAGCCGCGCAAgctcgccgtgccgccgcccgcccacgTCCTCGTCGGGGAGGCCGACCGCGCCGTGTTCCTCGTGTCGTCGTGCGCcgtcggcgcgggcgccgcggtGTGCGTGGTCTGCGTCagggcgaacggcggcggcgacaacgcggcggcggtggcgcggtacAAGTGCAAGTTGTGGGTGGAGGTGCCGAGCAACGACGACAACATGGCCATGATGACGTCGATGGTGAGGAGcagcgacctcgccggcgggtTCCCGGCGGCGGACAAGGGGATGCTGCTGTGGGTGCCGCCGGAGATGCTGCACGGCGtgcccggcggcgaggcggccatCCTCAGCATCCGCATTGATAGAGCTGCTGCTGCCACGCCCAAGTTCACGACTACACGAGCCAGGTCCCAGAAGGGAATGCACTGA
- the LOC127768669 gene encoding putative E3 ubiquitin-protein ligase SINA-like 6, whose protein sequence is MFCSTTTTTTTSSPETAEMAEQNKRSSSAAENGHAGGKKARANVEVKQEEEEAEEGEMSQEEESAKTGPLVVATAMDDPQIDVRIAVGLLHCHACLLPLKPPVFKCEAAHVVCSGCRGNHGQLCRRAAAYAHCAELDAIVGAAKVACAHAPYGCDSYVVYGAATEHQRACPCAPCSCPDPGCGFRGSPAALLGHFATDHPWSVTQISYAKPCRLAVPLPRRCHVLVGEDDRAMFLVVSPSPCGVGVGAAVCVACVRANGDDAAAAQYKCKLWVEVPTNSDNMVMMTSKVRSSDLSGGFPAAEQGMFLVVPPELLHEVSGETPILSIRIDRAAPAIAKPTTPRARSLRRLQ, encoded by the exons ATGTTTTGTTctactactaccaccaccaccacatcaTCTCCGGAGACTGCAGAAATGGCTGAGCAGAACaagaggagctcgtcggcggcggagaacGGCCACGCCGGCGGCAAGAAGGCGAGGGCCAACGTCGAGGTGAagcaggaggaagaggaggcggaggaaggaGAGATGAGCCAAGAAGAAGAGAGCGCAAAGACGGGGCCTCTGGTGGTGGCCACCGCCATGGACGACCCGCAGATCGACGTCAGGATAGCCGTCGGCTTGCTGCACTGCCATGCCTGCCTCCTCCCCCTCAAGCCTCCCGTCTTCAAg TGCGAGGCGGCGCACGTGGTGTGCTCCGGCTGCCGCGGCAACCACGGCCAgctctgccgccgcgccgccgcgtacgCCCACTGCGCCGAGCTGGACGccatcgtcggcgccgccaAGGTGGCGTGCGCCCACGCGCCGTACGGCTGCGACAGCTACGTCGTGTACGGCGCGGCCACCGAGCACCAGCGCGCGTGCCCGTGCGCGCCCTGCTCCTGCCCGGACCCCGGCTGCGGCTTccgcggctcgccggcggcgctcctcgGCCACTTCGCCACCGACCACCCCTGGTCCGTCACGCAGATCAGCTACGCGAAGCCGTGCAGGCTCGCCGTGCCGCTGCCCCGGCGGTGCCACGTCCTCGTCGGGGAGGACGACCGCGCCATGTTCCTGGTGGTGTCCCCGTCCCcgtgcggcgtcggcgtcggcgcggcggtgTGCGTGGCGTGCGTCCgggcgaacggcgacgacgcggcggcggcgcagtacAAGTGCAAGCTGTGGGTGGAGGTGCCGACCAACAGCGACAACATGGTGATGATGACGTCCAAGGTGAGGAGCAGCGACCTCTCCGGCGGGTtcccggcggcggagcaggggaTGTTCTTGGTGGTGCCGCCGGAGCTGCTTCACGAGGTGTCCGGCGAGACGCCGATCCTCAGCATCCGCATCGATCGAGCTGCTCCCGCCATTGCCAAGCCCACCACTCCACGAGCCAGGTCCCTGAGGAGATTGCAGTGA
- the LOC127768830 gene encoding E3 ubiquitin-protein ligase SINA-like 10 has translation MQHGEQSGAKKAAAWVVSPNGQVKREMAVEAARGEGAAAAAGAGEEEEEVQAGGMIAAAVGDGFEGVEISVRIDLAVLHCPLCLLPLKPPTYQCAAGHLACSSCHGDVPGKPCHACGGGVYARCPGLDTFLRAAKILCPNDLFGCRSYVAYHDAAAHQRACPHAPCSCSEPRCDFLGSPPMLLAHLVADHSWPVSKVPYGEVLTIHVPETERRHLVVAGGAGGDDERVFVLSVGALGVARAVSVACVRANAAAGPRYRCKLWAHAPGGGAADFVHMDSAVASSAAAPGGEVAVDEEARFLTVPPCFLHLLDAGTSKEMLIRLSISIDIDIDMS, from the exons ATGCAGCACGGCGAGCAGAGCGGCgccaagaaggcggcggcgtgggtggtGTCGCCCAACGGCCAAGTCAAGCGAGAAATGGCGGTggaagcggcgcgcggcgagggagctgctgcagccgccggagccggagaagaagaagaagaagtccAAGCCGGCGGGATgatcgccgcggcggtgggcgacggcTTCGAGGGTGTGGAGATCAGCGTGCGGATCGACTTGGCCGTGCTCCACTGCCCCCTCTGCCTCCTCCCCCTCAAGCCCCCGACCTACCAG TGCGCGGCGGGGCACTTGGCGTGCAGCAGCTGCCATGGCGACGTCCCGGGCAAGCCGTGCCACgcgtgcggcggtggcgtctACGCGCGCTGCCCCGGGCTGGACACGTTCCTCCGCGCCGCCAAGATCCTGTGCCCCAACGACCTGTTCGGCTGCCGGAGCTACGTCGCCTACCACGACGCCGCGGCCCACCAGCGCGCGTGCCCGCACGCGCCCTGCTCCTGCTCGGAGCCGCGCTGCGACTTCCTCGGCTCGCCGCCGATGCTCCTCGCCCACCTCGTCGCCGACCACTCATGGCCCGTCAGCAAGGTCCCCTACGGCGAGGTCCTCACCATCCACGTGCCGGAGACGGAGCGGCGCCACCTTGTCGTCGCGGGGGGCGCCGGGGGGGACGACGAGCGCGTGTTCGTCCTGTCCGTGGGCGCGCTCGGCGTGGCGAGGGCCGTCTCGGTGGCGTGCGTCAGGGCGAACgccgcggcggggccgcgcTACCGCTGCAAGCTCTGGGCGCACgccccgggcggcggcgccgcggactTCGTCCACATGGACTCGGCGGtggcgagcagcgccgccgcgcccggtggcgaggtcgccgtcgacgaggaggcCAGGTTCCTGACGGTGCCGCCGTGCTTCCTCCACCTGCTCGACGCCGGAACGTCCAAGGAGATGCTCATCAGGCTCAGCATCAGCATTGACATTGACATTGACATGTCCTGA
- the LOC127782564 gene encoding uncharacterized protein LOC127782564 has translation MAVLQMAREKRSCPRASETQQNNSEKKGKVDGESAARDKRAITVTVDPEVLEYDVCFGPLTPPLYQCMRRGHITCSTCVAEMGQECQWCRAPEATTTRCRAMEHFLAALAVPCSFNHKGCAAMMPYGEREAHEAACAHSPCYCPIRGCSSPYSGVSLVEHLERKHPEIGRTRVDRATLSPLSMCHGEPARLVYLAGDDRDRAVFLLAVDRSEAPRGWSLWMVRLKAEEEEEEEDKGELRYKIMVAANGGVLSLVGETESVGRLTAPYRASSFLFVPGAMLDAPPEAEGLLVFVELK, from the exons ATGGCGGTTTTACAGATGGCTCGTGAGAAGAGGTCGTGTCCGAGAGCTTCAGAGACGCAGCAGAACAATTCAGAAAAGAAGGGAAAGGTGGATGGTGAGAGTGCAGCTCGAGACAAGAGGGCTATCACTGTCACTGTAGATCCTGAGGTTCTGGAATATGATGTCTGTTTCGGCCCTCTCACTCCCCCACTTTATCAG TGCATGAGGAGAGGGCACATCACCTGCTCGACGTGCGTCGCGGAGATGGGGCAGGAGTGCCAGTGGTGCCGCGCGCCGGAGGCCACCACCACGCGCTGCCGCGCCATGGAGCacttcctcgccgccctcgccgtgcCGTGCTCCTTCAACCACAAGGGCTGCGCCGCCATGATGCCCTACGGCGAGCGGGAGGCGCACGAGGCGGCGTGCGCCCACTCGCCGTGCTACTGCCCGATCCGCGGCTGCTCCTCCCCTTACTCCGGCGTGTCCCTGGTCGAACACCTCGAGCGCAAGCACCCGGAAATCGGCCGCACCCGCGTCGACCGCGCCACCCTCTCCCCGCTCAGCATGTGCCACGGCGAGCCGGCCCGGCTGGTgtacctcgccggcgacgacaggGACAGGGCGgtgttcctcctcgccgtcgaccgGAGCGAGGCGCCGCGAGGCTGGTCGCTGTGGATGGTCAGGCTCAaggcagaagaagaagaagaagaagaagacaagggGGAGCTGAGGTACAAGATCATGGTGGCCGCCAATGGCGGCGTGCTGTCGCTGGTCGGCGAGACGGAGAGCGTGGGGCGGCTGACGGCGCCGTACAGGGCGAGCTCCTTCCTGTTCGTCCCGGGCGCCATGCTGGATGCTCCCCCTGAGGCTGAGGGCCTCCTCGTCTTCGTCGAGCTCAAGTGA